The nucleotide sequence ATTTGTCACATTAAACTGGACGGCGCCTTTTTCTTCCGCTTTTTTTAAAATGGAGTTTCCGATGACTCCGTGGAACATTTCAGGAAAAAGCGTTAAAAAGTCTATTCTCATTCTTCAATAAGTCCTTCCATCAGTGAAATCACAATGCGCTTTTCTTCAGGATCGATTTCTTTTACCACATCATCAATAAAAGGGATCAGCGCATCCTTTTTCCCTTTCCGCTTGATGATCCAGACATCATTTGCACCCGTTTCGAGAATTTCTTTGACGGTGCCGATTTCTGCGCCTTCATCCGTTACAACGGTGCAGCCGATAATCTCGTGGAAATAATATTCGCCTTCTTCAAGATCTGCAAGCTGGCTTTCCGGCACTTTGATCACGGAGTTTTTATATTTCTCGACATCATTAATAGAAGGAT is from Bacillus sp. FSL H8-0547 and encodes:
- the rimM gene encoding ribosome maturation factor RimM (Essential for efficient processing of 16S rRNA), which gives rise to MAEKWFNVGKIVNTHGVKGEVRVLSTTDFPEERYKAGNVLYLFKEGQATPDEVTVKSHRFHKTFNLLTFVDHPSINDVEKYKNSVIKVPESQLADLEEGEYYFHEIIGCTVVTDEGAEIGTVKEILETGANDVWIIKRKGKKDALIPFIDDVVKEIDPEEKRIVISLMEGLIEE